The Punica granatum isolate Tunisia-2019 chromosome 4, ASM765513v2, whole genome shotgun sequence genome has a window encoding:
- the LOC116206116 gene encoding transcription factor bHLH112-like isoform X2, translating to MAEEFINQVGVCSGNWWNPSRNALFAGGLSLCSGAAGDVASYGWPVEPNFSSMTSSSSVNSDWTQALLFGGGANNGIRTPSESNFNSNNIMHESGSSDSSQINNDWSPGLPGNFSGKPVEDHEDSSPMSGFRNQISFPTQSSENYANHDISSSCGYPSNMIKSFLLDQAQPSLFENRPNLSAAGYSSPLVPSYGSSCSDESSPASFGKLSSLLTPINSSLPNPPQPSRLQFSNNTPYWNASFSALDDVCAGLFASPQSTLAGGSLDEKPDHSSLTPKATSQYSRVSGSLDKKASPEPAFKRARIETPSPLPTFKVRKEKLGDRITALQQLVSPFGKTDTASVLHEAIEYIKFLHDQVNACTDNKAPKDAEGPKIDLRSRGLCLVPISSTFPVTSETPTDFWNPTFGRSFR from the exons ATGGCGGAAGAGTTTATTAATCAAGTCGGCGTATGTAGTGGCAATTGGTGGAACCCATCAAGGAACGCCCTCTTTGCAGGCGGCTTGTCGCTGTGCTCCGGTGCAGCCGGCGACGTGGCTAGCTATGGCTGGCCGGTGGAGCCGAACTTCAGCAGCATGACCTCCTCGTCCTCGGTGAACTCTGATTGGACCCAGGCCTTGTTGTT TGGAGGAGGTGCTAATAATGGAATAAGGACTCCTAGCGAAAGCAATTTCAACTCCAACAATATTATGCACGAAAGCGGGTCGTCCGATTCGTCCCAGATCAACAACGACTGGAGTCCCGGACTCCCCGGGAACTTTTCTGGGAAACCGGTTGAAGATCATGAAGATTCCTCCCCCATGAGCGGTTTCAGAAACCAAATTAGTTTCCCTACCCAGTCATCGGAGAACTATGCTAACCATGACATTTCATCGTCATGTGGATACCCTTCCAATATGATCAAAAGTTTCTTGCTCGACCAAGCTCAACCTTCTCTCTTTGAGAACCGGCCAAATCTTTCGGCAGCGGGTTATTCCTCCCCATTGGTCCCGAGCTACGGGTCGAGCTGCTCGGATGAGTCATCGCCTGCTTCTTTTGGGAAGCTGTCTTCTCTCTTGACACCGATTAATAGCTCACTTCCAAACCCTCCTCAGCCTAGCAGGCTTCAGTTCTCTAACAACACACCCTACTGGAACGCCTCCTTTTCAGCTCTTGATGATGTTTGTGCGGGTCTCTTTGCTTCACCACAGTCGACTCTTGCCGGTGGGTCACTTGATGAGAAACCAGATCACTCCAGCTTAACCCCAAAG GCTACCTCTCAATATTCTCGAGTAAGTGGGTCCTTGGATAAGAAAGCAAGCCCGGAGCCTGCTTTCAAAAGGGCCAGAATCGAAACACCATCACCATTACCAACGTTTAAG GTTCGAAAAGAGAAGTTAGGGGACCGAATCACTGCACTCCAGCAACTAGTTTCACCTTTTGGAAAG ACTGATACGGCCTCAGTTCTCCATGAAGCTATTGAGTACATCAAGTTCTTGCATGATCAAGTCAAT GCTTGTACCGATAATAAAGCTCCGAAAGATGCAGAAGGGCCCAAGATCGATCTGAGGAGTCGCGGGCTCTGCTTGGTACCGATATCCAGCACATTCCCAGTCACTAGTGAGACCCCAACCGATTTTTGGAACCCAACTTTCGGGAGATCCTTCCGATAA
- the LOC116206116 gene encoding transcription factor bHLH123-like isoform X3, which yields MTSSSSVNSDWTQALLFGGGANNGIRTPSESNFNSNNIMHESGSSDSSQINNDWSPGLPGNFSGKPVEDHEDSSPMSGFRNQISFPTQSSENYANHDISSSCGYPSNMIKSFLLDQAQPSLFENRPNLSAAGYSSPLVPSYGSSCSDESSPASFGKLSSLLTPINSSLPNPPQPSRLQFSNNTPYWNASFSALDDVCAGLFASPQSTLAGGSLDEKPDHSSLTPKATSQYSRVSGSLDKKASPEPAFKRARIETPSPLPTFKVRKEKLGDRITALQQLVSPFGKTDTASVLHEAIEYIKFLHDQVNVLSSPYMKNGAQPQYQQACTDNKAPKDAEGPKIDLRSRGLCLVPISSTFPVTSETPTDFWNPTFGRSFR from the exons ATGACCTCCTCGTCCTCGGTGAACTCTGATTGGACCCAGGCCTTGTTGTT TGGAGGAGGTGCTAATAATGGAATAAGGACTCCTAGCGAAAGCAATTTCAACTCCAACAATATTATGCACGAAAGCGGGTCGTCCGATTCGTCCCAGATCAACAACGACTGGAGTCCCGGACTCCCCGGGAACTTTTCTGGGAAACCGGTTGAAGATCATGAAGATTCCTCCCCCATGAGCGGTTTCAGAAACCAAATTAGTTTCCCTACCCAGTCATCGGAGAACTATGCTAACCATGACATTTCATCGTCATGTGGATACCCTTCCAATATGATCAAAAGTTTCTTGCTCGACCAAGCTCAACCTTCTCTCTTTGAGAACCGGCCAAATCTTTCGGCAGCGGGTTATTCCTCCCCATTGGTCCCGAGCTACGGGTCGAGCTGCTCGGATGAGTCATCGCCTGCTTCTTTTGGGAAGCTGTCTTCTCTCTTGACACCGATTAATAGCTCACTTCCAAACCCTCCTCAGCCTAGCAGGCTTCAGTTCTCTAACAACACACCCTACTGGAACGCCTCCTTTTCAGCTCTTGATGATGTTTGTGCGGGTCTCTTTGCTTCACCACAGTCGACTCTTGCCGGTGGGTCACTTGATGAGAAACCAGATCACTCCAGCTTAACCCCAAAG GCTACCTCTCAATATTCTCGAGTAAGTGGGTCCTTGGATAAGAAAGCAAGCCCGGAGCCTGCTTTCAAAAGGGCCAGAATCGAAACACCATCACCATTACCAACGTTTAAG GTTCGAAAAGAGAAGTTAGGGGACCGAATCACTGCACTCCAGCAACTAGTTTCACCTTTTGGAAAG ACTGATACGGCCTCAGTTCTCCATGAAGCTATTGAGTACATCAAGTTCTTGCATGATCAAGTCAAT GTTTTAAGTTCCCCATATATGAAAAATGGAGCTCAGCCTCAGTATcaacag GCTTGTACCGATAATAAAGCTCCGAAAGATGCAGAAGGGCCCAAGATCGATCTGAGGAGTCGCGGGCTCTGCTTGGTACCGATATCCAGCACATTCCCAGTCACTAGTGAGACCCCAACCGATTTTTGGAACCCAACTTTCGGGAGATCCTTCCGATAA
- the LOC116206116 gene encoding transcription factor bHLH112-like isoform X1: MAEEFINQVGVCSGNWWNPSRNALFAGGLSLCSGAAGDVASYGWPVEPNFSSMTSSSSVNSDWTQALLFGGGANNGIRTPSESNFNSNNIMHESGSSDSSQINNDWSPGLPGNFSGKPVEDHEDSSPMSGFRNQISFPTQSSENYANHDISSSCGYPSNMIKSFLLDQAQPSLFENRPNLSAAGYSSPLVPSYGSSCSDESSPASFGKLSSLLTPINSSLPNPPQPSRLQFSNNTPYWNASFSALDDVCAGLFASPQSTLAGGSLDEKPDHSSLTPKATSQYSRVSGSLDKKASPEPAFKRARIETPSPLPTFKVRKEKLGDRITALQQLVSPFGKTDTASVLHEAIEYIKFLHDQVNVLSSPYMKNGAQPQYQQACTDNKAPKDAEGPKIDLRSRGLCLVPISSTFPVTSETPTDFWNPTFGRSFR, from the exons ATGGCGGAAGAGTTTATTAATCAAGTCGGCGTATGTAGTGGCAATTGGTGGAACCCATCAAGGAACGCCCTCTTTGCAGGCGGCTTGTCGCTGTGCTCCGGTGCAGCCGGCGACGTGGCTAGCTATGGCTGGCCGGTGGAGCCGAACTTCAGCAGCATGACCTCCTCGTCCTCGGTGAACTCTGATTGGACCCAGGCCTTGTTGTT TGGAGGAGGTGCTAATAATGGAATAAGGACTCCTAGCGAAAGCAATTTCAACTCCAACAATATTATGCACGAAAGCGGGTCGTCCGATTCGTCCCAGATCAACAACGACTGGAGTCCCGGACTCCCCGGGAACTTTTCTGGGAAACCGGTTGAAGATCATGAAGATTCCTCCCCCATGAGCGGTTTCAGAAACCAAATTAGTTTCCCTACCCAGTCATCGGAGAACTATGCTAACCATGACATTTCATCGTCATGTGGATACCCTTCCAATATGATCAAAAGTTTCTTGCTCGACCAAGCTCAACCTTCTCTCTTTGAGAACCGGCCAAATCTTTCGGCAGCGGGTTATTCCTCCCCATTGGTCCCGAGCTACGGGTCGAGCTGCTCGGATGAGTCATCGCCTGCTTCTTTTGGGAAGCTGTCTTCTCTCTTGACACCGATTAATAGCTCACTTCCAAACCCTCCTCAGCCTAGCAGGCTTCAGTTCTCTAACAACACACCCTACTGGAACGCCTCCTTTTCAGCTCTTGATGATGTTTGTGCGGGTCTCTTTGCTTCACCACAGTCGACTCTTGCCGGTGGGTCACTTGATGAGAAACCAGATCACTCCAGCTTAACCCCAAAG GCTACCTCTCAATATTCTCGAGTAAGTGGGTCCTTGGATAAGAAAGCAAGCCCGGAGCCTGCTTTCAAAAGGGCCAGAATCGAAACACCATCACCATTACCAACGTTTAAG GTTCGAAAAGAGAAGTTAGGGGACCGAATCACTGCACTCCAGCAACTAGTTTCACCTTTTGGAAAG ACTGATACGGCCTCAGTTCTCCATGAAGCTATTGAGTACATCAAGTTCTTGCATGATCAAGTCAAT GTTTTAAGTTCCCCATATATGAAAAATGGAGCTCAGCCTCAGTATcaacag GCTTGTACCGATAATAAAGCTCCGAAAGATGCAGAAGGGCCCAAGATCGATCTGAGGAGTCGCGGGCTCTGCTTGGTACCGATATCCAGCACATTCCCAGTCACTAGTGAGACCCCAACCGATTTTTGGAACCCAACTTTCGGGAGATCCTTCCGATAA